The Myxococcus virescens sequence TCGCCCATGTTGGTGGGGCCGCTGCACCGCAAGCTGGCCCGGGCCCGGGAGCTGACGGAGTCCATGGGTGGCACCTTGGAGGTGGCCAGCAGCGCGGCCGCCGGCATCACCGTGACGGTGGAGTTGCCCGCGCCGGGGATGTCCAGCTGGTAGTCCGGGCGGGCCGCCATGCCCGCCGCTGATCCACGACTTGAAGAGGAAGAGGAGGGCGGGCCGCCAGTGCCTGGCCCTCCTTTTTCGTTGGGTCGCCGGGGAGGCCGGCCGCATCGTTTCGTGCTCGCGCGGAGGCCGGCCGTTATTCCGCGCCCGGCCATTGGCTCCGATAAGTCGTTCCGCGTGCGCCCGTGGCCAAACTCCTTGACGTCGCGGGGCGGGTTCTCGACTATCCCCCGCCGATTCTTACACGGTCACACCTTCTCAGGAGCACATCCATGGCGCCCCCGTCATCCGGAGAAAAGATCTCCCTGCAGAGCGGCAAGCTGTCCGTCCCGGACAACCCGATCATCCCCTACATCGAGGGCGACGGCACCGGCCGCGACATCTGGCGTGCGTCCCAGGCGGTGTTCGATGCCGCGGTGGAGAAGGCCTACAAGGGCAAGAAGAAGATCGCCTGGTACGAAGTCCTGGCCGGCGAGAAGTCCTTCAAGGCGGTCAGCAACTGGCTGCCCGATGAGACGGTCGAAGCGTTCCGCACCTATCTGGTGGGCATCAAGGGCCCCCTGACGACGCCGGTGGGCGGCGGCATCCGGTCGCTGAACGTGGCCCTGCGGCAGATGCTGGACCTGTACGTCTGCCTGCGCCCCGTGCGCTACTTCAAGGGCGTGCCCAGCCCGGTGAAGACGCCGGACAAGGTCGACATGACCATCTTCCGTGAGAACACGGAAGACATCTACGCGGGCATCGAGTTCGAGGCCGGCACGGCCGCCGCGGAGAAGTTCCTGGGCCTGCTGAAGCAGGAGTTCCCGAAGGAGTTCGGGAAGATCCGCTTCCCGTCCGACGTGGGCCTGGGCATCAAGCCGGTGTCCCACGAGGGCAGCGACCGGCTGATCCGCGCCGCCATCCAGTACGCCGTGGACCACAAGCGCAAGAGCGTCACGCTGGTCCACAAGGGCAACATCATGAAGTTCACCGAGGGCGCCTTCCGCAAGTGGGGCTACGAGCTGGCCGCCCGGGAGTTCGGTGACAAGGTCTACACCTGGGACCAGTGGGAGGCCACCAAGGCCGCCAAGGGCGAGGAGGCCGCCAACGCGGAGCAGAAGGCCGCGCTGGCCGCC is a genomic window containing:
- the icd gene encoding NADP-dependent isocitrate dehydrogenase, with translation MAPPSSGEKISLQSGKLSVPDNPIIPYIEGDGTGRDIWRASQAVFDAAVEKAYKGKKKIAWYEVLAGEKSFKAVSNWLPDETVEAFRTYLVGIKGPLTTPVGGGIRSLNVALRQMLDLYVCLRPVRYFKGVPSPVKTPDKVDMTIFRENTEDIYAGIEFEAGTAAAEKFLGLLKQEFPKEFGKIRFPSDVGLGIKPVSHEGSDRLIRAAIQYAVDHKRKSVTLVHKGNIMKFTEGAFRKWGYELAAREFGDKVYTWDQWEATKAAKGEEAANAEQKAALAAGKILIKDSIADITLQQVLTRPDEFDVIATLNLNGDYLSDALAAQVGGIGIAPGGNINYVTGHAVFEATHGTAPKYADQDKVNPGSVILSGEMMFRHLGWHEAADLMIQGMDRAIASKTVTYDFARLMKQEGQSGVSEVKCSEFGQAIIKNM